A section of the Venturia canescens isolate UGA chromosome 11, ASM1945775v1, whole genome shotgun sequence genome encodes:
- the wg gene encoding protein Wnt-1 has protein sequence MKLWMILGALAVAVPALPADISRNKNRGRGSMWWGIAKAGEPNNLLPMSPAAIHMDPTIYATLRRKQRRLARENPGVLMAVARGANQAIMECQHQFRNRRWNCSTKNFLRGKNLFGKIVDRGCRETAFIYAITSAAVTHSIARACSEGSIQSCSCDYTHQSRAPSVVRDWEWGGCSDNIGYGFKFSREFVDTGERGRNLREKMNLHNNEAGRAHVSSEMRQECKCHGMSGSCTVKTCWMRLPNFRAVGDNLKDRFDGASRVMVSNSERARGGGSNAISSNSASSNSVHGPRREGLSRRHRYNFQLKPYNPEHKPPGLKDLVYLEPSPPFCEKNPKLGILGTHGRQCNDTSIGVDGCDLMCCGRGYKTQEVIVVERCACTFHWCCEVKCQVCTTKKTIHTCL, from the exons ATGAAACTGTGGATGATACTCGGAGCTCTCGCGGTGGCCGTCCCTGCCTTGCCCGCAGACATTAGCCGCAACAAAAATCGTGGACGAGGATCTATGTGgtg gGGGATCGCGAAAGCGGGTGAGCCAAATAATCTTCTGCCAATGTCGCCAGCCGCGATTCACATGGACCCAACGATTTACGCGACACTCAGGCGGAAACAGAGGCGCCTGGCGCGCGAAAATCCAGGTGTACTTATGGCGGTCGCACGGGGTGCGAATCAAGCGATAATGGAGTGCCAGCATCAGTTTCGCAACAGGAGATGGAACTGTTCGACgaagaattttcttcgaggCAAAAATTTGTTCGGCAAAATCGTCGATCGAG GATGCCGAGAAACTGCCTTCATCTACGCGATCACGAGCGCCGCGGTGACCCACAGCATCGCGAGGGCCTGCAGCGAAGGCAGCATCCAATCTTGCTCCTGTGATTACACGCACCAATCGAGGGCACCTTCGGTCGTCAGGGACTGGGAATGGGGCGGATGCTCCGACAATATCGGCTACGGGTTCAAGTTCTCCAGGGAATTCGTCGACACCGGCGAGAGGGGTAGAAACTTgagggagaaaatgaatcTTCACAACAACGAAGCTGGCAGAGCG CACGTGTCGTCCGAGATGCGACAGGAGTGCAAGTGCCACGGTATGTCGGGTTCCTGCACCGTGAAAACGTGCTGGATGAGGTTACCAAATTTTCGTGCGGTCGGTGACAATTTGAAGGATCGTTTCGACGGAGCCTCGCGGGTGATGGTGAGCAATTCGGAGCGCGCCAGAGGCGGAGGTTCGAACGCGATATCGAGCAACTCGGCGAGTAGTAATTCCGTGCACGGTCCTCGACGGGAGGGCTTGTCGAGGAGGCACCGttacaattttcaattgaaaccGTACAATCCGGAGCACAAGCCTCCGGGCTTGAAGGATCTCGTTTATCTCGAGCCCTCGCCGCCGTTTTGTGAGAAAAATCCAAAACTGGGGATCCTCGGGACCCACGGTAGGCAGTGCAACGACACGAGCATCGGTGTCGACGGTTGTGATCTCATGTGTTGTGGCAGGGGTTACAAGACCCAGGAGGTCATCGTGGTCGAAAGATGCGCGTGCACGTTTCACTGGTGCTGCGAGGTCAAGTGCCAAGTTTGCACGACCAAAAAGACGATACACACGTGTCTGTGA